Proteins encoded by one window of Antechinus flavipes isolate AdamAnt ecotype Samford, QLD, Australia chromosome 4, AdamAnt_v2, whole genome shotgun sequence:
- the SSTR2 gene encoding somatostatin receptor type 2 — protein sequence MDLELELSNGSQIWSSPFLDPNGSMASANNSNKTEPYYDQTSNAILTFIYFLVCIIGLCGNTLVIYVILRYAKMKTITNIYILNLAIADELFMLGLPFLAMQVALVHWPFGKAICRVVMTVDGINQFTSIFCLTVMSIDRYLAVVHPIKSAKWRRPQTAKLINVAVWGLSLLVILPIMIYAGLRNNQGGRSSCTINWPGESGAWYTGFIIYTFILGFLVPLTIICLCYLFIIIKVKSSGIRVGSSKRKKSEKKVTRMVSIVVAVFIFCWLPFYIFNVSSVSVAIMPTPALKGIFDFVVILTYANSCANPILYAFLSDNFKKSFQNVLCLVKATGADDGERSDSKQDKSRLNETTETQRTLLNGDLQTSI from the coding sequence ATGGATCTGGAATTAGAGCTATCGAATGGGAGTCAAATATGGTCATCCCCTTTTTTGGACCCTAATGGGTCAATGGCTTCTGCAAACAACTCAAACAAAACAGAACCATACTACGACCAGACCAGCAACGCCATTCTCACCTTCATCTACTTTTTGGTTTGTATCATCGGATTGTGTGGTAACACATTGGTCATTTACGTCATCCTCCGTTACGCCAAGATGAAGACCATCACCAACATCTACATCCTTAACCTGGCCATTGCTGATGAGCTCTTCATGCTGGGCCTGCCCTTCCTGGCCATGCAAGTTGCCTTGGTCCATTGGCCCTTTGGCAAGGCTATCTGTCGGGTCGTTATGACTGTGGACGGCATCAACCAGTTCACCAGCATCTTCTGCTTGACTGTGATGAGCATTGACCGTTACCTGGCTGTGGTCCACCCCATTAAGTCAGCCAAGTGGAGGAGGCCCCAGACAGCCAAGCTGATCAACGTGGCTGTATGGGGACTGTCCCTGCTGGTCATCCTGCCAATCATGATCTATGCCGGCCTCAGGAACAACCAGGGCGGGAGAAGCAGCTGCACCATCAACTGGCCAGGTGAATCTGGAGCGTGGTACACGGGGTTCATCATCTACACCTTCATCTTGGGGTTCCTGGTGCCCCTCACGATCATTTGCCTTTGTTACCTGTTTATCATTATCAAGGTCAAGTCCTCTGGAATCCGAGTAGGTTCTTCCAAGAGGAAAAAGTCAGAGAAGAAGGTCACCCGCATGGTATCGATAGTGGTGGCGGTCTTTATCTTTTGCTGGCTCCCCTTCTACATATTTAATGTGTCTTCAGTCTCGGTCGCCATCATGCCCACCCCAGCCCTCAAGGGCATATTTGACTTTGTGGTCATACTTACCTATGCTAATAGTTGTGCCAATCCCATTCTCTATGCTTTCTTGTCTGACAACTTCAAGAAGAGCTTCCAGAATGTCCTGTGTCTGGTCAAGGCAACGGGGGCAGATGATGGGGAGAGGAGTGACAGCAAGCAAGACAAGTCCCGACTGAATGAGACCACAGAGACCCAGAGAACGCTCCTCAACGGAGACCTCCAGACCAGCATCTGA